Genomic DNA from Lactuca sativa cultivar Salinas chromosome 8, Lsat_Salinas_v11, whole genome shotgun sequence:
gacaatgcgaggattcaggagtgaaggcttgacatccgaaggtcgagttatgaagtagccatagaatcatatgatgtagcctgttagaggcatagtctagggtgaacttgaacacctatgtaatagtttcaaggaataataataaaaaaaaaaaaaaaaccttcgtcttgatatttgatgtgttaagttggtatgtgattttcttgtgtggtgacttggaaaactacaggacaatacttgggacaagtatgagtaggtgtgaatggtagtagaggcctatactaccggaagcacaggactcacacttggatcagggaaagtcacaaggttaccaagaagctagtaattgatttcattttattcaagtatgccGTTACcgttgtttcggtaatgactaagaagattgttgttatcccgaccctagtggtcatatcccattgagtccaactacgatgagtaggttacatggttcagagaaccaagtttgatgtagcgtctgacttaaaccaaacgattgaaatcaaagcgatcaataaaagtatcgcgctcgttgttaaataAGTTGGTAGccagaaatgcctaatgttaaagtgtgattatatcacattagaacatgaaggaaggcatagtctgttttagaatttaactctaaaagacctgagtctaagcgatGCAACATACGataataggtcattagaatatgacacatcgatctatagtagtaataaaagaactcatctcaagttcgtatccagtaaggatcgagattgtgacttaaaggtcataattagtctaacctgaggtagagagcaggtgtacgatcgagtactgcttacagtcaatgagtttaagagatagacttgaaggaatatagaagttataattattacctaggatgaagagatgacatatggggtcattatacgagccctgtttcgttgatgattctgggacgtaatcatcctaagggggagataattgtaacgcccgtagatccgggctagtcaatttagaggcaataggggtcgaaaacgacttttcgacaaaagattatttagaataaataatcttaaccaagttgtagaatatgtcaccaggtttccgtacatataaagaacgccgaaatccgagttataacgaagaagttatgacccgtcgaagtttcgcgatagaaccggcacggcaccgggaagcgtaaatagtgaatttacgatagagcgagatttagccttagcgatataaATGAAAATCGTatagtatgttaaactaagaacatcgataaaaagaactcccaaatctgacttcgtatgaagaagttatgatttttcgaagtttcagattagcggtgtacagcctgaaattcgaattttagttcgagcggtttttggcttacacgacctaaatgagagttgaagatctcattaataggaactcaacggtaaaaacacagacgaaaacggagtccgtatgaaggagttacgaattcttcgcggtcatttagcagtctaatcttcGCGGTCAAGAAttaaccgacggagtctaaatgaaagttgtagatcttgtttttacctacgcgtggaaaaaaataAGGTCAAAAATGGACCTCGTAtgtgagagttatgatttttctaagtcgagAGGCTGTtgtgcgaaatcgggtgacgtggcgcaatcctggccgttgcttcctccccaaggctagccaccagatggtgacacctggccagaaaactcgacgagtttgaggtaAACTCTATGAGTTTTGGTgatttccagcctataaaaaggGTGTCAGGGCatcctcatttctcacaccttccaacttctctttctctctctagaatctctctctagaatctctctctaagcctccttaagcccctaaagtctaggaaaaccccctagcacccgaaggaatccCCGAGGCTCCCGTAGTCCCGAGAAAAGGGGTCTTTcgactcgggaacgctgctccagtgaagcccggttttcgagaaaacccgctgtaagtgagctacgcctaacctatctttagtttagcttacgttttaatatattaatgttattaggaccttataataagtacttgggctattattatgggttatataagtatcttttaacgcttatataataataataatagctatactattaattaatcgcggttatcgttagactaaaccctagtggcaatgatactaggttttgctaaaggaaaagtgtgttaagagtaacgaagtgttgtccaagcgccgagtcaccacctactcaggtgagtgcatagttactttcagcttacacatagatatgaagtattttatataaattacgtgctatgtgtgcatattatctgaatacttgctatctatgctagatgaacattgttatacatgttttcaatgatttaaactgtatatgtattttatatctacaaaatatgttgggtaaaacatgggtagatgtaatagttgctgtgtgacgaaataaaataatgagagccctcgttatagatgttattgatgaatcagtcatctagcggagtatagatgacgaccacggactattctagacagtccagtggaacactagcagactcgcaacctgtaggtgtttatttgaactgtgtgctcaccatatgtactccatcccccacatggttgcctcaaggacatttattgctgaggaatccccttagcagtagtgtccgtcccgatgataatccttagggtaggtcccttatgatagatgcttagggacgtaatgtgaggataacgggaacaggtaatcgggtttgtttaatttaatgaagttaataaacttatttattgtgggttgaaaaccctatgtgctcaccaggctcccaagcatgacccactcagtttcttgtattacaggtagtggcgcataagcatagatgtgatgtcttgggatgagagattaatcggatataggcctgtagatatgaaataatgtagtaaggcttatattgtttagtttatgcttttgatctgtacgaacatgacatcccaagtcttttaatgaaatacatttctatggaaatgcttttgataaatctttatcatattttgttttgggacaaatccgcaacacttttatttaaaatgttactctgatttttaaacaaagcataaacaaaccggtcttttatggctatgattttggggatgtcacaatacataagcaaataacaaaacaaggctTGAAGCTAAACTGCTCCAACTTCTGAATTCCCAGAGCAAGTacatgtctactagtttcctgagaatacaagttatttgaaagagtttatcagcaattaagctagttagttcataagattttagtgatgtaagtaagttgtagaaagtttttgaaaaaatgtagttgaaatgtagtaagttatacgttctgttttagaaaagttcgcatgttcctctagaaaatcctatatttcctacctTAATGAAAGATACATAAAAAtgattctacaatcctttctatgagtactaaatgaatacaagttatataaaactcagagtaaacaagcAATCGACTGTGTgcatctaccctaagcccacaaccaaacaaggaacaggaagtaaggcagaTAACACACATCCCATTATTTGTTAGGTCCTTGttgtatataaccttggtgtattcacttgttactcatggacttaattgtaatagttcctttatatttaatgaaaagatcctttaagagaacccttatttcttataataaaatagtgaccacagtgactacttctataattacttagtttgtactggctatatataatctaatatcgaatagatagttaactgggtgaatctgccctaagcccacaaccaaacaaggaacaggaaataaggctgaaagcacacatccaactacctgttgggtattaatgatatataaccatgatgtataaactaaggtattatagaggcaatcacctaaagtcctttaagtctacactggtttaataaaatagattaaaccctttactggtgaGTTTCTAGCTTTGAGTACCAAAAGTTCTGTTTGAAAAGTatgctttgtactagaaaactttacattgaattagtgtcctatgacttgacccatagctggtaccccttatgatgacttaatgtgtacggaacatatatatataactaaaatcgaATAGATAATAGGTTGAGTGAatatgctctaagcccacaaccaaacaaggaacaagaaatgaagcggaaagcacacatcctattacctgtcggatcctatttatacATATCCTTttatgtatacattaaggaatcataaggttagcattatggtccctttctactgattgtactagactcgactgttctgtttgtcatttgtaaaatgtaagtactgtagtattgtatatagtaactactgttgtactaattgccttaaattgattattaaggtataatgtgatggctagatcccatactaaacgctctccaTGTCAAAATAttttgggaaccaaacgcgacctctGCAATCAATTGCAAGCTGTGAACATCCACACTaaaattatatgatcatgtaCATCCAATATAACTAttaccttttgtttagaacaatgtgttagtgattcattggtatagttagatcctgtaagTGTTCGATGCTATAGCATCTTACTATGTTCGTTCTGTTTTAGTATCTTAGTATCTTctcttgttatagtatcttagtatcttcTCTTGCTATAGTATCtcagtatgttctttctgttattgtgtattgtatctagtatgaactgaacctctaaactataactattatagtttactagtattctacttgaactgttattgaaaagactcattttactaccaagttatgcttgtactttaaaaacggagttttgttaaactataaagcaacataactgaaaaatagtttttgaaatgttttgaccacttatagaagacataagcaacattttgaaaagtgtttataacaattaacaaataattacaaaattatcattgtgttcaacttgtatcccccccccctccttaaaagcatttaaaatagttaaaagattcaatacagggtatgaactcacctgatgtgggtgattcaaacgggtatgcgtgtaaggatgagaagttccatgaatgaagtACCGAGACACAAAAAGTCCTAACTGACATATAATGACAGATAtgggcatgaatatagtgtttataaacaactatatgaaaggaaacaccttccgggactaggaaacactttgaccaagtgttggaatcacatgtgattggactAAGGAAAGTAGAGTGactctaacatgagtttactaccatgggtttatggcccaagggagtttacggccgtaaactcatggtcaaacaTGGCTAAGAATGAGTTTAAAGGCTAGGGATGCTTTAGGGACTTTTGTTCTATACTTGCATGAGAAAGACCCACCCATATGAGGCccttgatgagtttacggccaagcatggatcttacggccgtaatctcataGACTTTATGAAATGAGGGTGGTTTAAGGTCATACAATCAGCAAGGAAGAGTTATGGGTCACTAGCTTTGCATCTTATAGGGGTTTAGGGCTCAAACATGCCCTaacattgagtttacggccaaggaagatcttgggacgtaaactcatgATGTTCTTGGGAAAATGTGTGTTTCAAGTCTCTAAGCATGATTCCTAACTGGATATGAAGTATAgggaagagtacttacgatctagaagcttgaaatggttgatattggccaagaacattagtgtgtgttcttggtgttcttggttaaacttgaagatctaagaaaagagtgatttccatggatgaaatcatgtaaggatACTATATTAAGAGATGTATCAACAAATCTAGGAAGAATACTTACGTCTTTTGAAGATCTAGGAAGAAagttggatgatagttgagagagaatgaagaaaaTCGGCCAAGGAATGAGATAAATGACTAGAAATGACCAAATGCCATATATatgctcttgagtttacggccacatgagtttacggccgtaaaatcatggtcttgtggccgtgaactcatttagATGAGGTTATGGTTCGATTTGCTACACTGTGGTTCTAGCATGcactttctaacacttattccttaagtgcattaggctcaaaactccttagaatgacctttaaccgGGCTAGAACTCCGTACTAATGAGTTTGgcactcagttgagttgattgATTGTGTCTTCAAAGCAAAAaatattcgggttgtcacagatttgAATAAACCGTCGTGAAGAGGTCgatataaaatataatttgtaGGTATCGTTTTTTTATTAATGTATTTTTaggtttgtatttttttaattaatgtatttttaGGTATTAATAATTGTAGTTTTTTCAACtagtatatattttatttttaaatttataattatgtttaaaaatataatgatgatgatgtggaAATTCATTAAACTTTAGAAGGTTCAATGGAATATGAATGTTAAACAGTAAAGTTGAATGAAAATTAAAATACCAATGTGACATTGATATGACAATCCATTGAGCTTTTAGAGGTGAATGGACTGTGAATACCCTAAGTAGTGGAGGTTTAGATGACACGTGAAACAATGATatctatgattttttttataaatatccaAATTAGGGGATGGGGATTTAGAAGGTTGTTCGTAGTTGTCAATTATTGAGACCGAAGTTGTTGACGTAGGGTCTCTAGTAGTTGAGAAGAACGATCGTGCCCGCATAACTTCAAGCCTAGAATCTTGGAGTAGTTCTATAAGGCTAGCAAACATCGCGCCACCAACTTGGCATGCCGAGTTCGGTGGGCAAACTTGGTACATCTTCACTGATGAGAAAGAAATGATTTTGTAATTTTCTTTACCATTTAATCAAATATTATAATTTCAAGAACAtccaatttttcaaaaaaaaaatacttcatTTTCAAAATATAACCGTGTTTTTACTTCAAATTTTAAATCTTTTATAATCTATTATAAATACtaacatctttatttatttttcaccATATTCAGACCTTCTTCATTCAACTatcccaaactttttattttccataTTCTTCAAAACTTTAAATACCCTGTTTTCAAAATATAACCgtttttttaattcaaattttaaatattCAATCATCTACTATAAATATACCCCATCTTCAAAACTTTAACTATCCCAACCATTTTCACCACATTCAGACCTTCTTCATTCACGAAGAACATActatttttcaaaacaaatataCCCCATCTTCAAAACTTTAACTATCCTAATCATTTTTCACCACATTCAGACCTTCTTCATTCAATAAGAACatctaatttttcaaaaaaaaaattatttttttaattcaaatttaaattcATCTATCGGCTACTACAAATATCAATATCCTTCTTCCTTTTTCGTCACATTCAAACATTCTTCATTCAAATATCCCAGCCTTTTTATTTTCCATCTTCTTCGAAACTTTAAATGGCTCGTGTTTAGTCCACGGATTCGGAGATCTTGTGGGCTCGTTTATGGATTGATGTAACTGAAGAGTCAATCAACTTCAACGTCAATGCGTCTACTTTTTGGATGAGAGTCGGCGAAAGATACAACCGCGGAGTAAAGATCAACTTTTCTTCAAATGGAGAAATACAAACGCAGTTGTAGTGTAGTTTCACACTGTGTTTTTTAGGATTAGGCATGAAGCCGTGAATGGTGAAACTGAAGGAATTTTTTTGGTCAATGCTCTTGAAGCTTTCCGTGAAGAAACTAACAAAAAATTTAAGTTTGTTGAGTTTTTAGCAAGTTGTGAGTTTGTGCGACAAATGACAACCATACCCATTAAACAACCTCCTTCAGCATAACCCACTCACCCCACATTATAATTTAGGGAAACTAAGCAACCACAACCGTCTTTCGAACTCCACAAGTGCTTATTATTCCCTAGATTAGGATCACGAATATGTTTCCCTTTATTGACAACACCTAATAATATTAATTAGCTTAAGGGACCCTTCTATCACGCTATATGGAAACttcttgtaacagcccaaaaatcaagggtaaatttttattgttattatggTCAAAACACATATATCTTTTAATCCAAACTTTCCAAAATCATTgctaattaaaacatttatcacagttcatcccaaaatcacatattacggaaaacacgggtgtgtgcgctgcgatcaagtcggacccttcctttccaaatcgatgatacctgaaaccatagaCAAAActataaacacgaagcttagtgagttccccataacataCCCCACATAGTCCACATAACCAAataaccatatcaatcacataagccatgcatataaacatataaggatgtcgtggactccctccagggtcttactccaggatgtcgtgggctccatccagggtcttacacctatgtgtcatgggctcccctcatggtcttgcttggaatgtcatgggctcccccacatggtctgataACCAAGTGTCGtgggcacccccatggtctttacctgaaatgtcatgggctcccccacatggtatgACATCCAAGTATCACGGGCTTCCCctagggtcttccatgcaagtatcacaaagacaactagcatatcacataccatataatcaactagcatatcatatgacacataatcaactagcataccacataacacataatgggccgaccttagtgccttcgacccattggtttggtgaggagactcacctcacactgctgaagttccACGGATAAAACTCTAGCTACTGGATGGCAGACTCCCGAATTGTCCATATCAAAACAACACTCAATTAACCATTTGGGTTTCAATTCATAACCATAAATCCACACTTGGGGTAAAAGGAACATTTTACAACTAACCTAGCTTGgttcaaaaccaaggcccaaactcacacttTGAAGGCCTAAAAGCCAAATAAtaaaccaaggcccaacatatggcccaatttggaaaattgggcccaaacctctacatggtcttaccttaaggcccaaccatttattctagtccaagCACTTGGAATTtcgatggtccaatatctcataatcatcaaggcccagttATGACCCACTTATgacccaatttaccaaattgggcccaatcccataTGAGTCTTATCCTAAGCCTATATCCACTCCAATACACTCCAGGTTACTCCAACACCCACTGAGACAAACTTGGTCAAATGCAtcagtcaaaggtcaaagtcaacgccaAAGTTGTATAAACTTTGGGGACCAAATATGTAAATTCTTTATCTTCTTTCCCAATTCTCTGTTAATGCAAAATGCAAGTTTTAGCAGCAAAAATCAAAGCTTCGACACCTCCCATCTGCCAAAAACGGAGGAATGGGCATGCAATCCGGTCAAATACCCTTCATCCAATCACAAGCCAAACAAATACTCTCTCACATCTCGTTAAGCTGGCAGCGAATGATCCATGGCGAGCCCCCTAGCGAGCGCTAGGGGGCTGTGTTCCAAGTGACTTAGCGACCATGGCGAGTTTGTTTGGCACTTCGACTCCTTTCAGCCTTAAGGATTATTCCATTTATACAATAGAAATATCAACAAGGAAATGAACTTACACGAACCTCGAGATATCTAGAATTTTATCGGTTATCAAACCAATATTTTGTGTTTGTATACCTTGTTTCTAACAATCATATTGATATTTCAACGTTGATAATTATGGTTGAATATTTCAAAGACAGGACTTCAACATTTGATTAATTGGAAAAGTTAGAAGTGAATGATTCTTCATTAACAACTTTGAAGgttgtgtatgtgatgagtgccCCTCACCAAAAATATTGGAATATGAGATAATGGAGCAAATCAGGCAGGAAGTAGTATGTCGGAGAATGATAATTACATCTATTATGGATAGTGCATTTTATGTGGTATGACTTGTTCCTTATTCGATATCAACTCGAGTCAAAGTATTGAGAGCGcgcaaaaaaatatgaaaatcacTCGAGTCAAAGTATATTATTAGAGATGCTTCTAAAAATACGTTTTGGTTTAGTGATTTTAACAGCTATAAATTGTTTGATTCTAGGCCTATTATTGATCAGGACAATGAACTCCTTCGTATTATGGGTCATTTCATATTAGAGAAAAAAGAATATAGATGAATTTATTGATGTGTCCAGTGTGATCCACAAACTTCCATCATCTTGGAATGATTTGTAACATACCTTGAAACATAGAAAGAAAGAGATGGCATTGGTTCAACTTGGTAATCCTTTGTGCCTCAAATATTCATTTTGAGTGCAAGAGAATGAAAAAGAATAAGGGTAATTTTAATATGGACATCCTTCACTTCACATGGTTGAAGACAAGCTATTTATAAAAAATTTGAGGAAACACATCATCATAGGTCTACACTCTACATTACACATCGCAACATATAAAATCGTTTAATAATAACAGTAGAATATAATACTTGTCCATTTCCAAATTCATAATAACAAAAACAAAGATCCGCCCACAAAACAAAAACAGAACCTTACATGATTTGATGGAAAAAGTTGagaacaaaataataatataacaATTAAAATATGAAAAGGGGGTGTGAGAATGAGAGAGACAACTAACTCAGAAGAAACAACAAAGGGTTTAGCCACCCCCAGATTTGAGCGTGTTGCTCAACCTGCcacaattaaaattaaaatgcGAATAATATCAGAAACATATTTCTTTGTGTTTTGTTGagtaaagaaaataataaataaataaaaataaaaagagtaTTTATTTTACCAGTCTAAACCCTCAAAGAGACCTTCTCCTTTGATTGCAGAGGTTTTAAAAATAGACCATTGACGGTTTTTTATTTTGTGCAACTCTAGGGACTCTGTCACAGCAGCATCATCCAGTGCACCAGGAAGAtcctaaaaaaaaattaaaaatatatttaggaaattaaaaattatggataaatatttaaaagatttgtttttttttgttctcaACTCAACCTGTTTGTTAGCAAATATGAGAACAACAGCACCTTTCAACTCTTCCTCCTATGTGAAGAAAAATATCGGATAcgttaaattaaaaattaatggatacaatttataaaataaataaagtgaAATAGAATACCTCTAAAATGGCATGAAACTCCTCTTTAGCAATTACTAGTCTTTCTGTGTCACTGGAATCAACCACATATATTATGGCCTGAGTATTTGGAAAATAGCATCTCCAGTATGGcctaaataaaaataaagatcCACAAAAACATCACCTCATCAAATTCTGAAAAGATTTTCAATTTTCAACACCACTGAACAAGATTCAATTATCAATGTAATAGTTATTTATCAAAGGAAAATTAATATTACCTGATGCTCGTCTGCCCACCTGTATCATAACCAAAAAAAACACTAGTATTAGCAGGGAATATTGATCAAGTAAAAAGAATACTATTGTATATCTTCGAATCAAATTCAATAATATCCAAATGATCAATGTAAGAAAGTGGCCATAAGTAGTCTAACTTAGAGTTGTTTAATGATCTCAGAATCAGATGTTATATTGTTGCATTGCGTTTCCATATGAAAAGCTCAAATAAGAAAACTTAAAAGATAGATAGAAAGACAAATCAGGAACAATTAGCAAACATACCGAGATCCCAGACTTGAAACTTTATATTGTTGTATTGAACTGTTTCCACATTAAATCCAATTGCTGCACAGAAGGGGTACATCAGTGTCCACATCCAATAAAACAATGTAATCCATCATGTTATGTAGCTTCAATAATTCAATAATGTAACATATCGTGAAACTAGGAATTTGAGTTACAGAGCTAATAAGAAAGCTGGGATGAAGAAAGAGAACCTACTTGGAATAGTGGAGACAACTTCGCCCATCTGAAGCCGATCTAAACACCAAATCAATCACCAATTAAGAAATAAGATAATATGGAACTTGTAGAGAAGATTAGGGATAATGAAAGAGATGGGATCATACAAAGTATAGTGGTTTTGCCAGCATTGTCAAGACCGAGAACGAGGATCCGAGCTTCTTTGTTTCCGAAAAGCGAAGAGAACAATCTCGTAAACACTAACCCCATCTATTATACCATGTACCGATATTCCCCAAACCAAAAATCCAGATCAGATCGCTTCGTCTTCAAAGGCAGAATCCCAAATCTTCCGTCCAAAAAACCAAAATATAATTGCAATTTATGTGAGACGAATAGAATTGGTTCCATCGCATGCAAGTAAAACAAGATTTAGGCGTTTAATTTGCACAAAACAAAACATGCTCATAAGAGAAAGATCTTGGGAATTTTGAAAGGCAAAAAGCGTACCTCTGAAGCGGAGAATCTGCCTATAAGAAAATTCCGATGGGTTCGAGAGGAATGATTGCGAAAAACGTGAGATTCTGGGAGTAGGATTTGAAGATAGAAGGAGATGAGAAGGTGTTCGTCTCGATCTCTTCGGACGAAAAATTCACCAATTTTTCTAATTTGATTCTTCAGGATCTGTAATCGGGAGATGTGGAGTGAAGAACACGGGAGAAGTTACAAAAATTTCCCTACACTATCTTGAAAGTTTCATTTTCAGTCCTCTTTATTTTAGTTTTATACTTTTAGTCCATAAGAATTGATCTCCTTCGTTTGGTCCCTCTCATCACGTTCGTTGGGCAACA
This window encodes:
- the LOC111894811 gene encoding ADP-ribosylation factor 1 yields the protein MGLVFTRLFSSLFGNKEARILVLGLDNAGKTTILYRLQMGEVVSTIPTIGFNVETVQYNNIKFQVWDLGGQTSIRPYWRCYFPNTQAIIYVVDSSDTERLVIAKEEFHAILEEEELKGAVVLIFANKQDLPGALDDAAVTESLELHKIKNRQWSIFKTSAIKGEGLFEGLDWLSNTLKSGGG